The genome window TTGATTTTCAAAAACGAACAAATCATAACTACATAAAAAACACAAACTGCTGAAACATTCAAAAACTTCAAAGGCCTCGACGTGATGTCGGGGCTTTTTGGTTTCTTTTCCGTCAGTAGCGATTTTTGTTGTACGCTACAGTAACAGAAGCTGGAACGTCGGCTATACTGCTGTTGCGTCATAGACAGATAATAATTTCAACCTAACAATGAAAATGAAGCAAAAAAATGTATTGCTGGTATTTTGTTGCTCGGCGCGGTTTGTGCGCAAGCCAACAATTATGAAGTAATATCACCTGATGGCAGATTGGCGGTCAAGGTGGAGTGTGTTGATGGAAAACAGTGTATAATAAATAAAAAAGGGTGGCAGATATCTGAATCTGTCACCCTCTTTATTTTATGTTTCAATCCGTTTTTTCCGCGGATTGGTTATCTGCTGGAATTATTGGTTTTTGAAGACCAATCCATCTGCATCTGTATGATCGATGGTAATTGGTTTCTCTCTGCTAACCTCTTCTGCAAGAATCTTCTTACTCAAGTCGTTTAATACATAATCCTGGATAGCGCGCTTTACAGGACGGGCACCAAACTCAGGGTCGTATCCTACCTTTGCCAGATACTGGATAGCTGCAGGAGTCCAGCGAAGTTCAAAGCCCTGAGGCTCCAACATCTTCTTTACTCGCTTCATCTGAAGTTCTACAACCTCGGCAATCTGCTCCTGGGTCAACGGCTTGAAGGTAATGATATCATCAATACGGTTCAGGAACTCAGGACGGAAGGTCTTGCGCAACATCTCACGGCTTGCGTTGGAAGTCATGATGATGATGGTGTTCTTGAAGTTGACTACACGACCCTTGTTGTCGGTCAACCGGCCATCGTCCAATACCTGTAACAGGGTATTGAAAACATCAGGATGCGCCTTCTCAATCTCATCGAAGAGAACCACACTATATGGTTTGCGGCGTACAGCCTCGGTCAACTGACCACCTTCATCGTAGCCTACATACCCTGGAGGCGCACCGATCAGACGGGTTACGCTAAACTTCTCCTGATATTCACTCATATCAATTCGGGTCATCATCGACTCGTCATTGAACAGATACTCAGCCAGCGCCTTGGCAAGTTCCGTCTTACCTACACCGGTAGTACCGAGGAAGATGAAGCTGGCGATAGGACGCTTAGGATCCTGCAAACCGGCACGGCTGCGGCGAACGGCATCACTTACAGCGGTGATAGCCTCGTCCTGTCCGATGACTCTCTTGTGGAGTTCTTCCTCCAGGTGGAGCAGTTTCTCACGCTCGCTCTGCATCATACGGTTTACTGGTATTCCGGTCCAGCGGCTTACAACTTCAGCGATATCATCAGCTGTAACTTCCTCTCTGACCATCGCTGCGCCACCCTGTGTACTCTTCAGCTGCTCCTGGATCTTTTTGATGTCATCCTCGAGCGCCTTCAGTTTAGAATAGCGGATTTCAGCTACGCGTTCGTAATTGCCTTCGCGCTCCATGCGTTCAGCCTCAAACTTCAGGTTTTCTATCTCCTGCTTATCCTGCTGAATCTTGTTGACGAGTGCTTTTTCGCCTTCCCATTTAGCACGGAAGTCATGCTCCTGATCCTTCAATTCTGCAATTTCCTTATCCAACTGCTGAATCTTAGGTTGGTCATTCTCGCGCTTGATGGCCTCACGCTCAATCTCCAACTGCTTCAAGTGGCGGGTAATCTCATCCAGTTCTTCTGGTACAGAGTCACGCTCCATCCTCAGTTTGGCTGCTGCCTCATCCATCAGGTCGATAGCCTTATCAGGGAGGAATCTGTCAGAGATGTATCTCTCTGATAACTTGACGGCTGCGATGCAGGCATCATCCTGAATACGTACCTTATGATGGTTCTCGTAGCGCTCCTTGATACCACGGAGGATACTGATGGCGTCTACCTCGTCAGGCTCATTGACCATGACGGTCTGGAAACGGCGTTCCAGCGCCTTATCCTTCTCGAAGTACTTCTGATACTCGTTGAGGGTAGTAGCACCGATGGCTCTCAGTTCACCACGAGCCAGGGCTGGCTTCAGAATGTTGGCTGCATCCATGGCACCCTCGCCACCGCCTGCACCTACCAGCGTGTGAATCTCATCGATGAAGAGGATAATCTGGCCGTTGGCGTTGGTTACCTCTTTAATGACGCTCTTCAGACGCTCCTCGAACTCACCCTTATATTTGGCACCGGCTACCAGCGCACCCATATCGAGAGAATAGAGTTGCTTGTTCTTCAGATTCTCCGGTACATCGCCACGCACGATACGCTCGGCAAGACCTTCTACGATGGCAGTCTTACCTGTACCAGGCTCACCTATCAGAATAGGGTTGTTCTTGGTTCTTCGTGACAGAATCTGGAGTACTCTTCTGATTTCCTCATCACGTCCGATAACTGGGTCCAGCTTGCCGCTTCTTGCCTGTTCTACAAGGTTTTTCGCATATTTCTCCAAACTCTGATAGTTATCATCAGCGCTTTGTGATTTTACGTTCTGTCCCTGTCTCAATGCCTGGATGGCAGCGAGCATATCTTTGGCATTTGCACCAGCATCCTTCAGAATACGTGCAGCAGTAGAGTTGCCCTGTACGATAGCCAACAGGATAGGTTCTACGCTAACGAACTCGTCGCCCATTTTCTTGGCGGTATCCTCGGCATTCATCAGTATCTGGTTAGTCTCGTTGCTGAGGTACGGCTGACCGCCGCCCTGCACACGAGGCAGATGTTGCATCTCCTGACGCAAGAGCATGGCGATTTGCTGTCCGTTCATGCCCAACTTCTGGAAGATGTAGTTGGTCACATCGGTAGCCTTTTCAAGGATACCGCTAAGCAGATGCACCGGTTCGATGGTTTGCTGACCATTTCGCTGCGCAATGTTTACGGCTTCCTGTACCGCCTCCTGCGCCTTGATTGTAAATTTGTCGAATGTCATATTAATATCTCCTTTCTTATATTATATATTCATATTTGTGTTATTTGGATGAGCGCCGGAATCTCCTCTTCGGAAACCTCCCGGTGCGTTCCTCCCATCCTTTAGCGAAACTTATGCCTATTCGTTGAAAATCAATGGTTTACTGACAATCTGTCTTGTTTTGGGTAGGTAAAAGATAGAAATAAGAGAAATTCCCGGACAGAATGACAGAAGAAGGCGGTTTGAGTACGGGCTGAAGGCCCAAATGCTCCAGAAGCAGCACGCCCTGAAGACTCAGGTTCCTTTCAGGGCGTGTGGGGCTTACTTGCGAAAGTTCAGTACGCGAAGAAATGATAGAATTAGAATTCGCTCAGATTGCTTATTTCTTGATTTCTCTCAATTATCTTTTAAATATCCTTTAAATAATGCTATTTTATGGGGGGAAATGTTGTGTAATCAAAATAATCTTCGTACCTTTGCACCATCATAAATTATAATTTATAAGTTCAATGGCTGAAACAAAGAAAATCAAGACAGCGTTGGTGTCTGTCTTCCACAAGGATGGCTTGGACGAATTGCTCGCCAAGTTGAATGAAGAGGGTGTAAAATTCCTGAGTACTGGTGGTACCCAGAAGTTTATCGAATCTTTGGGTTATGAATGCGAGAAAGTTGAGGAGGTCACTACCTATCCATCTATCTTGGGTGGTCGCGTAAAGACTCTTCATCCTAAAATATTTGGAGGCATCTTGGCTCGCCGTGACAACGAGGGTGACCAGGAGCAGATGAAGGAATACGAAATCCCTTCTGTCGATCTCGTCATCGTAGACTTGTATCCTTTCGAACAGACTGTAGCTAGCGGCGCTAGCGATGCTGATATCATCGAGAAAATCGATATTGGCGGTATCTCTTTGATCCGTGCAGGTGCCAAAAACTTCAAGGACGTGGTGATCGTTCCTAGCAAGGCAGAATACGGCGTTTTGCTCGATATCCTGAAGAAGAAGGGTGCTGAGACAGATATCGAAGACCGCAAGATGTTTGCAGAGCGTGCATTCGGTGTAAGCTCTCACTACGATACTGCAATCCATGCTTGGTTTGCTAAGTAAACTCTCGGAAAAATAAAGTAGTTAAGGAGTTAAGAAGTGGAAGAAGTCAGGACAGGTGTCTGCGGGGATTCCATCCCTGGTATATGACAGACTGTTGCCGTGGCTTCTATGCTCCTTTAACTCCTTAACTCCTTAAATAAAAAGAAAATTTTAAGCTTAAAATAATTTAGAAACGAAATGGGATTTTTTTCATTTATTCAGGAAATCGCAATGGACTTGGGTACAGCCAATACCATCATTATCAGTGATGATAAGATTGTAGTGGATGAACCTTCTGTTGTAGCCCTTGATCGCCGCACCGACAAGATGATTGCTGTGGGCGAGAAGGCTAAGATGATGTACGAGAAGACTCATGATAATATCCGTACTATCAGACCATTGCGAGATGGCGTGATTGCCGACTTTACTGCCTGTGAGCAGATGATGCGTGGATTGATTAAGATGGTTCATACTGGTAGCCGTCTCTTCTCTCCTTCACTCCGTATGGTTATCGGTGTACCTTCTGGTTCTACCGAGGTTGAGCTTCGTGCTGTGCGCGACTCTGCCGAGCATGCCGACGGACGTGATGTATATTTGATTTTTGAGCCAATGGCAGCCGCTATCGGTATCGGTATCGATGTTGAGGCTCCAGAGGGTAATATGATTGTTGATATAGGTGGTGGTTCTACCGAAATCGCTGTCATCTCATTGGGTGGTATCGTATCGAACAACTCAATCCGTACAGCCGGTGACGACCTTACTGCCGATATCCAGGAATATATGAGCCGTCAGCACAACGTGAAGGTTTCTGAGCGTATGGCTGAGCGTATCAAGATTCATGTGGGTTCAGCTCTGACCGATCTGGGTGATGAGGCTCCAGAAGATTTCATCGTACATGGTCCTAACCGTATTACAGCGTTGCCTATGGAGGTACCTGTATGCTACCAGGAGATTGCTCACTGTCTGGATAAGACCGTGGCAAAGATTGAGAACGCTGTGCTCTCAGCATTGGAGAACACACCTCCTGAGCTTTATGCCGATATCGTGAAGAATGGTATCTGGCTCTCTGGTGGCGGTGCTTTGCTCC of Segatella copri contains these proteins:
- the clpB gene encoding ATP-dependent chaperone ClpB, translating into MTFDKFTIKAQEAVQEAVNIAQRNGQQTIEPVHLLSGILEKATDVTNYIFQKLGMNGQQIAMLLRQEMQHLPRVQGGGQPYLSNETNQILMNAEDTAKKMGDEFVSVEPILLAIVQGNSTAARILKDAGANAKDMLAAIQALRQGQNVKSQSADDNYQSLEKYAKNLVEQARSGKLDPVIGRDEEIRRVLQILSRRTKNNPILIGEPGTGKTAIVEGLAERIVRGDVPENLKNKQLYSLDMGALVAGAKYKGEFEERLKSVIKEVTNANGQIILFIDEIHTLVGAGGGEGAMDAANILKPALARGELRAIGATTLNEYQKYFEKDKALERRFQTVMVNEPDEVDAISILRGIKERYENHHKVRIQDDACIAAVKLSERYISDRFLPDKAIDLMDEAAAKLRMERDSVPEELDEITRHLKQLEIEREAIKRENDQPKIQQLDKEIAELKDQEHDFRAKWEGEKALVNKIQQDKQEIENLKFEAERMEREGNYERVAEIRYSKLKALEDDIKKIQEQLKSTQGGAAMVREEVTADDIAEVVSRWTGIPVNRMMQSEREKLLHLEEELHKRVIGQDEAITAVSDAVRRSRAGLQDPKRPIASFIFLGTTGVGKTELAKALAEYLFNDESMMTRIDMSEYQEKFSVTRLIGAPPGYVGYDEGGQLTEAVRRKPYSVVLFDEIEKAHPDVFNTLLQVLDDGRLTDNKGRVVNFKNTIIIMTSNASREMLRKTFRPEFLNRIDDIITFKPLTQEQIAEVVELQMKRVKKMLEPQGFELRWTPAAIQYLAKVGYDPEFGARPVKRAIQDYVLNDLSKKILAEEVSREKPITIDHTDADGLVFKNQ
- a CDS encoding IMP cyclohydrolase — protein: MAETKKIKTALVSVFHKDGLDELLAKLNEEGVKFLSTGGTQKFIESLGYECEKVEEVTTYPSILGGRVKTLHPKIFGGILARRDNEGDQEQMKEYEIPSVDLVIVDLYPFEQTVASGASDADIIEKIDIGGISLIRAGAKNFKDVVIVPSKAEYGVLLDILKKKGAETDIEDRKMFAERAFGVSSHYDTAIHAWFAK
- a CDS encoding rod shape-determining protein — translated: MGFFSFIQEIAMDLGTANTIIISDDKIVVDEPSVVALDRRTDKMIAVGEKAKMMYEKTHDNIRTIRPLRDGVIADFTACEQMMRGLIKMVHTGSRLFSPSLRMVIGVPSGSTEVELRAVRDSAEHADGRDVYLIFEPMAAAIGIGIDVEAPEGNMIVDIGGGSTEIAVISLGGIVSNNSIRTAGDDLTADIQEYMSRQHNVKVSERMAERIKIHVGSALTDLGDEAPEDFIVHGPNRITALPMEVPVCYQEIAHCLDKTVAKIENAVLSALENTPPELYADIVKNGIWLSGGGALLRGLDKRLQDKINIPFHIAEDPLHSVAKGAGIALKNVDRFSFLMR